One window of Oreochromis niloticus isolate F11D_XX linkage group LG23, O_niloticus_UMD_NMBU, whole genome shotgun sequence genomic DNA carries:
- the LOC100708572 gene encoding protein NLRC3, translating into MDSPKQAVCSAEKELGRMRTQFVEKVTAENLTQLLEALVTDNVLNELEKERIQEMNQTRADKARDFIDTVKKKGEKACRIMISHLRTIDPTVSCQLGLSSGPSAPLGCSSMCQNNHKSVLKKKFQCVFEGVARAGNPTLLNQIYTELYITEGGTAEVNQEHEVRQIETASRKPYRPETTIRLEDIFKGPPGKEQPVRRVLTMGGAGFGKTLLTQKFTLDWAEDKTNQDIQFIFPFPFRELNVLKEKKFSLVELVHRFFTETKEAGICRFEDFQVVFIFDGLDECRLPLDFHSTEILTDPRESTSVVLLLTNLIKGNLLPSAHLWITTRPAAANQIPSDCVDMVTEIRGFTDPQKEEYFKKRFTNEKRSSRIISHIKTSRSLHIMCHIPVFCWITATVLEHMLRTTEVRKLPKTLTEMYIHFLVVQVKVKKVKYDGGAETDPPWSPESRKMIESLGKLAFEQLQKGNLIFYESDL; encoded by the exons AGAAGGAGCTTGGCAGAATGCGAACACAGTTTGTGGAGAAGGTGACAGCAGAAAATCTCACACAGCTACTTGAAGCCCTTGTAACAGACAATGTCTTGAATGAGTTGGAGAAAGAAAGGATACAGGAAATGAACCAAACTAGAGCAGACAAGGCACGCGACTTCATTGACACCGTgaagaaaaagggagaaaaagccTGCAGGATAATGATCAGTCACCTTCGAACCATTGATCCTACAGTTTCCTGTCAGCTAGGTTTGTCCTCTGGGCCATCTGCTCCTTTAG GATGCTCCAGCATGTGTCAGAATAATCATAAATCTGtgctgaagaagaagttccagtgtgtgtttgagggggtTGCTAGAGCAGGAAatccaacccttctgaatcagatctacacagagctctacatcacagagggagggactgcagaggtcaatcaagaacatgaggtcagacaaaTTGAAACAGCATCAAGAAAACCatacagaccagaaacaacaataagattagaagacatctttaaaggcCCACCTGGAAAAGAACAACCAGTCAGAAGAGTACTAACTATGGGAGGGGCAGGCTTTGGGAAAACTTTGTTAACacagaagttcactctggactgggctgaagacaaaaccaaccaggacatccagttcatatttccattccctttcagagagctgaatgtgctgaaggagaaaaagttcagcttggtggaacttgttcatcgcttctttactgaaaccaaagaagcaggaatctgcaggtttgaagacttccaggttgtgttcatctttgatggtctggatgagtgtcgacttcctctggacttccacagtACAGAAATCCTGACTGACCCCAGAGAGTCCACTTCTGTGGTTTTGCTACTAACAAACCTCATCAAGGGCaacctgcttccctctgctcacctctggataaccacacgtcctgcagcagccaatcagatcccttcGGACTGTGTTGACATGGTGACAGAaatcagagggttcactgacccacagaaggaggagtacttcaagAAGAGATTCACTAATGAGAAGCGgtccagcaggatcatctcccacatcaagacatcacgaagcctccacatcatgtgccacatcccagtcttctgctggatcactgctacagttctggagcacatgttgaGAACCACAGAGGTGAGAAAGCTGCCCAAGActctgactgagatgtacatccacttcttGGTGGTTCAGGTCAAAGTGAAAAAGGTCaaatatgatggaggagctgagacagatccaccctggagtccagagagcaggaagatgattgagtctctgggaaaactggcttttgagcagctgcagaaaggaaacctgatcttctatgaatcagacctg